From the Kribbella sp. CA-293567 genome, the window AACGCTCACGGTGACCTGGTGAGCGGCGAAGTTCTCCGTCGACGTGACGGTCCGGGTCTGGTTCGCCGAGTCCTCGAAGTACCCGTAGCTGGTCGTCCCGGCCGGGTACACGCGGAAGGCGAGGTTCGTGTAGTTGTCGACGCTGTTGCCGATGTTGCCGCCGAGCTCGTAGTTGGCGTTCAGGTTGAGCGGCACGATCGCGCCTGCCTTGGCGAAGACGGGGATCGAGCCGGTGTCGGCGTTGTAGACCTTAGTACCGGCGCCCTGCGCGCGGCCGCCGTTCCAGAAGTCGTACCACTCCCCGGCCGGCAGGTAGACGTTCTTGCTGGTCGCGCCCTGGCTGGTGATCGGTGCCACCAGCAACTGCCGGCCGAACATGTACTGCTGCTCCTGCGCCGCCGCCGTCGCGTCGTTGGGGTACGCGACGCTCATCGCCTGCATCATCGGAAGGCCCGTGGTGGAAGCGTTCTTGGCCTCCGTGTAGAGATACGGGATCAGGTTCATCCGGGTGTTGGCGAACTTGCGGAACTTCGGGATCACCGTCGTGTCACCTGAACGCGCCTGCACGTTCCATGGCGTCCGTGCCTCCGACACACCGGGGTTCGACTTCTCCGAGTGGTACTGCATGATCGGCGAGAAGGTCGCCTGCGCGGTCGACCGAAGGTAGAGCTCGCTGCTCGGGAACGTCCCGGTGAAACCGGCCAGGTCCCAGGACCAGAACGGAATCCCGGACTGGCCGGCGCTCTGCCCGGCACGAACGGCCTGCTGGAAGGCGTCGAAGGTCGAAGCCTGGTCGCCGGCCCAGAAGATCGAGTTGGCCTGCGCGCCCGACGTACCGCCCCGGCTGAACAAGGTGCCCTGGGCACCCTTCTTCGTGGTGACGAAGTCGTTGTAGGCGCGGGTGTACTCGTTCGGGTAGGCGTTGTGCAGCTCGTCCCCCTTGCGGCCGGAGCCACTGGTCACGTTGCGGCCGAAGACAGCCTCGCTGCCGTCGGTCTTCAGCCCGTCGATGCCGACGTCGTCGAACAGGTAGGAACGCTTGCTCATCCACCAGTTGGTCGCGGCGGTCTTGGTGAAGTCCGGCACCGTGCTGTTGCCGAACCACTGACCGGACGGCACCCGGTAGGGCCCACCGGCACCGTCACCGAGGACGTAGCCCTGCGCCACCGCGTAGTCCCGGTCGTTGACGTGCTGCTGTGGTGCTGTCGGTGGATTGCTGTCGAAGTCCTGTTTCAGCACGGGAATCTGCCACAGGACCATCTTGATGTTCTGGTTGTGCGCGGCCGTGACCATCGCCTTCGGATTGGTCCAGGCGCTGCCCGCGGGGAAGGTCAGGTCGCTGTAGGCCAGCGCTTGACTGCCCGGCTTCGGCGTGTACGTCGCGCCGTGCCACAGGTAGAAGGTGGCCTCGTCAGCCCACTGCTCCAGCACCATCGCGCTGTGCGGGATGTTGTTCGAGGTGACGTTGGCCAGTTCGGCGTTCACCTCGGCCTGGGTGTTCCACTCGTTCGCCGACATCCACAGTCCGAAGGACCACTTCGGCGGCAGCTTCGGGCGGGCGGTGGTGGCGGTGTACTGGTCCAGCATCTCGGCCCGGGTGCCGGTGAAGAAGTAGTAGTCCACCGTCGAGTTCAGCGCGCCGCTGGTGTCGACGGTGAAACCGGCCATGTCGCTGAGATGCGTGCCGAGGTTGAACACGGAGTACCGGGTGCTGGGCACGTAGATGCCGTAGCCGGCCGAGTTGGTGAAGAACGGGACGCTCAGGTAGGTCCGAGCGGTCGGGCCCTGGTCCTGGTACTGGTTGTAGACGTAGTTGTGGACGTCCTTGCCGCGCTGGTTCAGGGCGTCGTACCGCTCGCCGAGTCCTTCGAAGCGTTCGCCCGCCGGGGAGAGCCAGTGGTCCTCGACCTTGGTCACCGTCGTGCTGCCGTCGCTCGCCCAGCCGGTGTTGCGGAAGGCCGCCGGGTCGTACTGCCGGGCGATGAGCGTCGTGCCGTCGCCCTTGTAGACCGCGACCCGGTACGGCGACTTCTGGATCTTCAGCACCACCTTGGTGGTGGCGACCTGCAGCGTCGAGACGCTGTCGGTCACCGTGTACGACGACGAGCCGGTGATGTTCAGCCCGCTGCCGGTCGGCGCGACCTGGACGTGGAACCGGTCGTTGCCGGGGAACGCGAACCGGACCTTCGGGGTGAAGCTGCCCGCGGTGTCGCCGGTGGTGACGTCCACGCTGGTGCCGTTGTTGACGAAGCCCGAGACGTTGCCCGTGCCGGAGAACGAGGTCACCGCGAACGCGAACGGGCCGGTGGTCTTCTGGTTCGCGCCGTCCACGTCGGCGTTGACCGTGTAGCTGATCTTGTCACCGCGGGCGAAGGTGCCCAGCGGGACCTTCCAGTAGGTGTTGTTGCCGCTGTTGTAGTCGAAGGCGGCACCGACCGGGGTCTGGTTGACGCCGTTCTTCGTCCAGGTGATCCAGACCGTCTGGCCCGGTGAGACCGGCCAGGTGCTCGCCTTCACCTCGACGGCCTGACCGGCCATCGGATCGCGCGGCGAGCGCTCGGTCGGGGTGGTGTTGTAGAGCTCGTCGGCGCCGTGGGGGGCGTGGAAGACACCGGTCAGCGTGCCGGCGTACGCGGGGGCAGGGGTGAACTGGAAGACGACCGCTGCGAGCACCAGGAGCGCAGCGACCCACCGCCTTCGCGGCGGAGTCAGGGCATACCTCATCTACGGCCTCACTTAAGGGAAGGAAAGAAAGGAGGGGGTGAGGGCGGGCCTCACTCAAGGAAGGAGGAGAAGGGGAGGGTGAGGGCGGACCTCACTCAGGAGAAGGAATAGAGAGGTGTGAGGGCGGACCGCGGGGTTCAGGCGGAACGCTTGGTCAGCGACGGGCGGTCTGCCTCGTCCGGGCGGAGGTTGGGCTGGAAGAGCTCGCCCAGGAACAGGCCCGCGGCGCCCTGCGCCCAGGCCTCGTCGTCCCAGTCGTCGACGACGACCTCGAGCTCGCGCTGCAGACCGTCGAAGACGGCTTGCCGCAGCGCCTCGTCGAAGCAGGGCCGGAACAGGTCGGCGGCCCGGGTGCCCTCACCGGCGAGGACGATCAGCTTCGGGTTCAGCAGGTTGACCAGATTGCCGACGGCCGTCCCGAGGGTCCGGCCGACTTGAGCGAACACGTCCTGCACCGCCGCGTCGCCCGCGCGAGCACGCCCGGCGGCCTCCTCGATGGTGCCGGCGCCGGTGGCGGCGAGGATGGCGGGCTCCCCGATCAGCGCTTCCAGACAGCCTCTCCCGCCGCAGTCACACAACGGGCCATCAGCAACGACCTTGGTGTGCCCGAACTCACCGGCGCCACCACCGGCACCGCGGTACAGGCGTCCGTCGAGCACCATGCCGAGGCCGATACCGCGCCCGATACTGACGACGGCCACGTCGGAGACACCCCGCCCGGCCCCGAACCACTGTTCGTTGGCGACCAGGGTGTTCACGTCGTTGTCGACCACCACGGGCAGGCCGGTGCGCTTCTCGAGCAACGCGGCCAGGTCGATGTCGTGCCAGTCGGAGTAGGTCCCGTGCCGGACCACACCGTTGGCGCGGTCGATCACCCCGGCCAGCCCGACCCCCACGCCGTACACGGGGCTCGAACCGGCTTTCAGCTTCTTCACCACGGCAGCAACCGTCCGTACGGCGGTGGCGACGTCGTCCTGCCCGACCACCGCCGTGGCCCGCTCGACGATCCGCGCGTTGAGATCGGTGAGCACGGCGATCACCCGGGTCTCGGTCAGCTTGATCCCGATCACGTAGCCGGCATCCGGCTTCAACCCCAGCAACACCGGCCGCCGGCCCCCGCCGGACGACGCCGTCTCCCGCTCCTCGATCACCCCGGAGCCGATCAGCTCCCCGACGATCTCGGACACCGTCGGCAGACTCAGCCCGGTCCGCTTGGCCAGCTCCGTTCGCGACACCAGCCCACCGCGCAGCTCCCCCAGCACCAACGACGAGTTGATCTCGCGGATCAGCTCCTTGCTACCCACCCGAACCGGCTGCACCCACCCCACCGCCTTACTAAGGTCACCGAAGGAAGTCCCCGGAAGCTAACCCCGCACCCCACCCCAGGTCAACAGTTCGGACCCAGCGACAGGCAGTAGTCCCCCACTGACCGCCGGACTCCCGCTCAGCTTGCGCACCACTTTGGGCAGCCGGGCGACCACTGCCTGTCGTCGTGTTCGCAGCCTCTTGACAGCTCCTGGCAGCAGGCTTAGTTTCTCACTAAATTTAGTGGCGAAGTAAGTCGGGAGTTCACGTGGTGAGTGGTCAGGGTCCGGTGCCTCGGGGCGATCTGGTGCCTTCGGGCATCGTCGGGTTGCTCGGCACGCAAGGGCCCACCTCGCGGACCGAGATCGCCAGGGGGCTGGGGTTGAGTCCGGCGACGGTGACCCAGGTGACCAAGGACCTGATCGCCCGCGGGCTGGTCGAGGAGCTGGAGTCGGTGCCGTCGAAGGGCGGGCGGCCGGCGCGGTTGCTCGGGCTGGTCCGCGATGCGGGCGTGGCACTGGGAGCCAAGGTGACCGCCGATCACGTGGCCGTGGTGACGGTGGAGCTGGACGGGACGGTCAGGTCGTCCGTCGAGCTGGAGTACGACCCGGGGGCCGATGACGCGATCGGGCGGCTGGGTCAGATTCTGGCCAAGCAGGTGGCGGAGCTCGACGACCGGCTGCTCGGCGTCGGCGTCGGCGTACCGGGAGCTGTCGATTCGCAGGCCTCGGGAATCGTCGACGCTCCGACCCTCGGGTGGCGGGCTGCTCCCGTCGGTCCGGTACTGCGCGGCGCGATCGGTACGCCGGTCCTGGTCGACAACGACGTCAACACCCTGGCCGCTGCCGAGCGGCTCTACGGGATCGGCCGCGACCACTCGTCGTACCTGGTCGTCACGATCGGGCGCGGGATCGGCTGCGGCATCGTCGTCGACGGCGGCATCTACCGCGGCGCCAACGGTGGTGCCG encodes:
- a CDS encoding ROK family transcriptional regulator, producing the protein MGSKELIREINSSLVLGELRGGLVSRTELAKRTGLSLPTVSEIVGELIGSGVIEERETASSGGGRRPVLLGLKPDAGYVIGIKLTETRVIAVLTDLNARIVERATAVVGQDDVATAVRTVAAVVKKLKAGSSPVYGVGVGLAGVIDRANGVVRHGTYSDWHDIDLAALLEKRTGLPVVVDNDVNTLVANEQWFGAGRGVSDVAVVSIGRGIGLGMVLDGRLYRGAGGGAGEFGHTKVVADGPLCDCGGRGCLEALIGEPAILAATGAGTIEEAAGRARAGDAAVQDVFAQVGRTLGTAVGNLVNLLNPKLIVLAGEGTRAADLFRPCFDEALRQAVFDGLQRELEVVVDDWDDEAWAQGAAGLFLGELFQPNLRPDEADRPSLTKRSA
- a CDS encoding ROK family transcriptional regulator, producing the protein MSGQGPVPRGDLVPSGIVGLLGTQGPTSRTEIARGLGLSPATVTQVTKDLIARGLVEELESVPSKGGRPARLLGLVRDAGVALGAKVTADHVAVVTVELDGTVRSSVELEYDPGADDAIGRLGQILAKQVAELDDRLLGVGVGVPGAVDSQASGIVDAPTLGWRAAPVGPVLRGAIGTPVLVDNDVNTLAAAERLYGIGRDHSSYLVVTIGRGIGCGIVVDGGIYRGANGGAGEIGHIPVWSPGTEQPPCTCGSTGCLEAHIGAAGIARTARAGKVIGPRGTLATLLRAATTGDVAARQVFEEAGGMLGRALAGVIHTVDPEVVVLMGEGVDGWEFWQTGFEPSFRRSLLPARSAVPVVVEPWTEDQWARGAASLVLSSPFDSAGNGGEQSRLVRARLETR
- a CDS encoding TIM-barrel domain-containing protein gives rise to the protein MRYALTPPRRRWVAALLVLAAVVFQFTPAPAYAGTLTGVFHAPHGADELYNTTPTERSPRDPMAGQAVEVKASTWPVSPGQTVWITWTKNGVNQTPVGAAFDYNSGNNTYWKVPLGTFARGDKISYTVNADVDGANQKTTGPFAFAVTSFSGTGNVSGFVNNGTSVDVTTGDTAGSFTPKVRFAFPGNDRFHVQVAPTGSGLNITGSSSYTVTDSVSTLQVATTKVVLKIQKSPYRVAVYKGDGTTLIARQYDPAAFRNTGWASDGSTTVTKVEDHWLSPAGERFEGLGERYDALNQRGKDVHNYVYNQYQDQGPTARTYLSVPFFTNSAGYGIYVPSTRYSVFNLGTHLSDMAGFTVDTSGALNSTVDYYFFTGTRAEMLDQYTATTARPKLPPKWSFGLWMSANEWNTQAEVNAELANVTSNNIPHSAMVLEQWADEATFYLWHGATYTPKPGSQALAYSDLTFPAGSAWTNPKAMVTAAHNQNIKMVLWQIPVLKQDFDSNPPTAPQQHVNDRDYAVAQGYVLGDGAGGPYRVPSGQWFGNSTVPDFTKTAATNWWMSKRSYLFDDVGIDGLKTDGSEAVFGRNVTSGSGRKGDELHNAYPNEYTRAYNDFVTTKKGAQGTLFSRGGTSGAQANSIFWAGDQASTFDAFQQAVRAGQSAGQSGIPFWSWDLAGFTGTFPSSELYLRSTAQATFSPIMQYHSEKSNPGVSEARTPWNVQARSGDTTVIPKFRKFANTRMNLIPYLYTEAKNASTTGLPMMQAMSVAYPNDATAAAQEQQYMFGRQLLVAPITSQGATSKNVYLPAGEWYDFWNGGRAQGAGTKVYNADTGSIPVFAKAGAIVPLNLNANYELGGNIGNSVDNYTNLAFRVYPAGTTSYGYFEDSANQTRTVTSTENFAAHQVTVSVPPLATKSTLQVASSKPASVTKDGSTMTAHATLAALQGATEGWYWDPVQQLTLVKTASSAAARSVVLNGVDKAAYEAEFGSNTGTTTNTDHPGFTGTGFVDGFETAGDAVSVDANATVTGSHVIKLRYSNGAATTATRTVQVDGVSVGSVNLPSTGNWDTWGTATLTTNLTAGKRVVKVVYGSGGVNLDNIGVVRP